One window from the genome of Alkalihalobacillus sp. LMS6 encodes:
- a CDS encoding helix-turn-helix transcriptional regulator, translating to MEPITVFKALSNETRINIVRWLKEPEKNFPVQQAHLPKEVNIKGGVCVGDIHAKVNLSQSTVSQYLATLQKAGLLESERYEQWTYYRRNETTIAALAEYIKIDL from the coding sequence ATGGAACCTATTACCGTTTTTAAAGCACTCTCAAATGAAACAAGGATCAATATAGTGAGATGGTTGAAAGAACCTGAGAAAAATTTCCCGGTGCAGCAAGCGCATTTACCGAAGGAGGTTAATATCAAAGGAGGCGTTTGTGTTGGTGATATTCACGCAAAGGTGAACTTATCTCAGTCTACTGTCTCTCAATACTTGGCGACGTTGCAGAAAGCTGGTTTATTAGAGTCCGAGCGCTATGAACAATGGACGTATTATAGAAGGAATGAGACAACCATTGCCGCTTTAGCCGAGTACATTAAAATCGACTTATAA
- a CDS encoding GTPase, protein MASEFDAAFSQTFDEQMEKMNQSLEQDVLFALIGDINTGKSTTINALFGADVAPTSGLPGKTVQIKKYSYKKHIKFVDTPGLNDIVQAHSNETTDFYKEADVVLFFLNAAGTVLSDTEAKELEKLAKINKDILIVLNKVDIADDVPSLLHYIQEKTNFRFNVIPLSSKTGFNIGELEDNIADILQKKNKELQFAKALSDKSRIANKWINRSSLAAASAGAIPVPGSDIVPITAVQVGLMIKLAKLYDKTITKDRAKELIVTNLVSNIGRTAFRQLSKFVPGWGSAISAGVAGSLTWSLGKAIKKIYEKGLDLNVETLVHYTKKYKAERDAAKKESTQMPSS, encoded by the coding sequence ATGGCTTCGGAATTCGATGCAGCATTTAGTCAGACGTTTGATGAACAAATGGAGAAAATGAATCAATCGTTAGAACAAGATGTGCTGTTTGCCTTAATTGGCGATATTAATACAGGGAAATCAACGACGATTAACGCTTTATTTGGCGCGGACGTTGCTCCTACATCTGGATTACCAGGAAAAACAGTTCAAATTAAGAAATATTCCTATAAAAAACATATTAAGTTTGTTGATACACCAGGCTTAAATGATATTGTTCAAGCACATTCCAACGAAACGACGGATTTCTATAAAGAAGCGGATGTTGTGCTTTTCTTTTTAAATGCGGCCGGGACCGTTCTCTCTGATACAGAAGCAAAAGAGCTTGAGAAATTAGCCAAAATCAATAAAGATATTCTGATTGTGTTAAATAAAGTCGACATTGCCGACGATGTCCCAAGCTTACTTCATTATATTCAGGAAAAAACGAACTTTCGCTTTAACGTTATTCCCCTCTCTTCAAAAACAGGCTTTAATATCGGGGAATTGGAAGACAACATAGCGGACATTCTTCAAAAAAAAAATAAAGAATTACAGTTTGCGAAAGCCTTAAGTGACAAATCACGGATTGCGAACAAATGGATCAACCGCTCCTCTCTTGCGGCCGCGTCTGCTGGTGCCATCCCTGTTCCAGGCTCAGATATTGTACCGATTACCGCGGTGCAAGTTGGATTGATGATCAAACTAGCGAAACTGTACGATAAGACAATTACGAAGGATCGAGCTAAAGAACTCATTGTCACCAATCTCGTGAGCAACATTGGCCGAACGGCTTTCCGCCAGCTATCTAAATTTGTTCCAGGCTGGGGCTCGGCCATTAGCGCTGGTGTTGCCGGGTCATTGACGTGGTCGCTCGGAAAAGCCATTAAAAAGATTTACGAAAAAGGCTTAGATTTAAACGTTGAAACCCTCGTGCACTACACGAAAAAATATAAAGCTGAGCGTGATGCTGCTAAAAAAGAATCCACACAAATGCCATCCTCATGA
- a CDS encoding BCCT family transporter produces the protein MKKSNLSIVFWASLAIASLFILWGVFFPANVESVLGTIDSFLANYFGWVYIIATTLFVVLAIFLIFGPFGRIRLGKPDERPEYSYFTWFAFLFTAGMGVGLVFFGVAEPLTHYYNPPSAEPLTTAAAEESALYTLFHWGFHPWATYAIVALTLAYFKFRHQAPALLSSALTPIFGHKHTNGVLGNSIDVLAVFVTIFGIATSLGLGASQVTAGLNYTLGISDGIVTTLIVIAVFTVIFLASAVSGIDKGIRYLSWSNIIIAVVLMLFIFVLSSPVRIFESFTTTLGNYIQNLPSMTLGMNAFTGEREFLNDWTLFYWSWWIGWSTFVGTFIARVSRGRTIREFVLGVMAVPVVFSALWFSVFGIAGIELDQASMGALWELISEQGNEVALFAFLEQFPFAPVILGIAIILISSFFITSADAATVVLGMLSTGGRLNPSTNVKVIWGLILSGTASVLLISGGLQALEMAMLIAAFPFTIVVILMMVSLLKALSSEYDILRLEHKQKEWKKSYQEESKEELKEMKEEFEQSMPDEVYDEELEEGNKQD, from the coding sequence ATGAAAAAAAGTAATTTATCAATCGTTTTTTGGGCTTCGTTAGCCATCGCAAGTTTATTTATTCTTTGGGGTGTATTCTTCCCGGCGAATGTAGAATCAGTTTTAGGGACTATTGATAGCTTCTTAGCCAATTATTTTGGTTGGGTCTATATTATTGCGACAACATTGTTTGTTGTATTAGCTATATTTTTGATCTTTGGTCCATTTGGTCGGATTCGATTAGGGAAGCCTGATGAAAGACCAGAGTATAGTTATTTTACGTGGTTTGCGTTTTTATTTACAGCTGGTATGGGTGTAGGGCTCGTGTTCTTCGGTGTTGCTGAACCGCTTACCCACTATTATAATCCACCATCAGCCGAGCCATTAACGACCGCGGCTGCTGAAGAGTCAGCACTTTATACATTATTTCACTGGGGTTTCCACCCATGGGCAACGTATGCCATTGTCGCTTTAACGTTGGCGTATTTTAAATTTAGACACCAAGCACCAGCTTTACTTAGTTCTGCGTTAACGCCGATTTTCGGTCATAAACATACGAATGGTGTGTTAGGAAATAGTATCGATGTTCTTGCTGTTTTTGTAACGATCTTCGGGATTGCCACTTCACTTGGACTAGGTGCATCTCAGGTGACAGCTGGTTTAAACTATACGTTAGGCATTTCGGACGGAATTGTGACAACATTAATCGTCATTGCCGTGTTTACTGTTATTTTCTTGGCATCAGCTGTCAGCGGAATTGATAAAGGGATTCGTTACTTAAGCTGGTCCAATATTATTATTGCTGTTGTGCTTATGCTCTTTATCTTTGTCTTAAGTTCACCAGTGCGTATTTTTGAAAGTTTCACGACAACGCTCGGGAACTATATTCAAAACTTACCAAGCATGACGCTGGGTATGAATGCTTTTACAGGTGAAAGAGAATTCTTGAACGACTGGACGTTGTTCTACTGGTCTTGGTGGATCGGTTGGTCTACATTCGTTGGTACATTCATTGCGCGTGTGTCTAGAGGGCGTACGATCCGTGAATTTGTCCTTGGCGTAATGGCTGTTCCGGTTGTGTTCAGTGCACTATGGTTCTCTGTTTTCGGGATTGCCGGGATTGAACTGGACCAAGCATCGATGGGTGCGCTTTGGGAGCTAATTTCTGAACAAGGAAATGAAGTGGCATTATTTGCTTTCTTAGAACAATTCCCGTTTGCACCAGTGATTCTTGGAATCGCGATTATCTTAATTTCCTCGTTCTTTATCACGTCTGCCGATGCGGCCACTGTCGTGTTAGGGATGTTATCAACAGGGGGACGATTAAATCCATCTACGAATGTAAAAGTAATTTGGGGCTTAATCCTATCTGGTACAGCTTCAGTCCTACTTATTTCAGGTGGACTACAAGCACTTGAGATGGCCATGCTGATCGCTGCATTTCCATTTACAATTGTCGTCATTCTGATGATGGTTTCACTCTTGAAAGCTCTAAGCAGCGAATATGACATTCTGCGACTTGAACATAAGCAAAAAGAATGGAAAAAATCGTATCAAGAGGAATCCAAAGAAGAGCTAAAAGAAATGAAAGAAGAATTCGAGCAAAGTATGCCAGATGAAGTGTACGATGAAGAACTCGAAGAAGGAAATAAACAAGATTAA
- a CDS encoding DMT family transporter, with the protein MDLIYLLFPLIAGMGLSIQSAVNGTLGGKIGSLESAFLTFFTGAILLTIVVIFFGQGNILEVVHAPFSELLAAVFGVLFLSIMPFVAPRIGVTNAMIMVIIGQLLASVTIDHFGLFGTVQIPFDLQRLIGVALLITAVYFIFKGPKKTPAKNSSPS; encoded by the coding sequence ATGGATCTCATCTACTTACTCTTTCCCCTAATAGCCGGAATGGGCCTGAGTATTCAATCAGCCGTAAACGGTACTCTTGGCGGAAAAATCGGTTCACTAGAAAGTGCATTTCTTACCTTTTTCACTGGAGCCATTTTATTAACGATCGTCGTCATTTTCTTCGGACAAGGGAATATTCTTGAAGTCGTCCATGCGCCTTTTTCTGAGCTTCTCGCTGCGGTATTTGGCGTCCTATTTCTATCGATCATGCCCTTTGTTGCACCACGAATTGGCGTAACGAACGCGATGATCATGGTCATAATCGGTCAACTTCTTGCTAGTGTAACCATTGATCACTTCGGTTTATTTGGTACCGTACAAATTCCATTTGATCTGCAGCGATTAATCGGTGTGGCATTACTCATCACCGCGGTATACTTCATCTTCAAAGGACCAAAGAAAACACCTGCAAAAAACAGCTCCCCTTCTTAA
- a CDS encoding DMT family transporter: protein MRVLSLYVLGLIAGISLSIEAALGGALGQNIGKLESTYYIFIVGALSLFIGVLFFGKGNLGAMFDVPKWNLTGGILGATYLSLLIISVSLVGVGLSITVVIIGQLVASVIIDHFGWLGSKQIKLDKNRLFAVGLLVLALFFIF from the coding sequence ATGCGCGTTTTATCGCTTTATGTACTTGGACTAATCGCAGGCATATCTTTAAGCATTGAAGCTGCACTTGGTGGCGCCTTAGGACAGAACATCGGCAAGCTTGAAAGCACCTATTACATCTTTATCGTCGGTGCGCTAAGTTTATTTATTGGGGTTTTATTCTTCGGAAAAGGAAATCTTGGTGCAATGTTCGACGTCCCTAAATGGAACTTAACCGGCGGCATACTTGGCGCCACGTACCTATCACTCCTCATCATAAGCGTATCACTTGTGGGAGTAGGCCTTTCAATTACGGTCGTTATTATTGGCCAGCTTGTTGCGAGTGTCATTATTGATCACTTCGGTTGGCTTGGATCAAAACAAATCAAACTTGATAAAAATAGACTATTTGCAGTCGGGTTACTCGTACTCGCTCTATTTTTTATTTTTTAG
- a CDS encoding tRNA-dihydrouridine synthase gives MTANFWRDLPRPFFILAPMEDVTDVVFRHVVSHAARPDVFFTEFTNSESYCHPDGKQSVRGRLTFTEDEQPMVAHIWGDKPELFRQMSIGMAEEGFKGIDLNMGCPVQNVAGNGKGSGLIRRPEVAAELIQAAKAGGLPVSVKTRLGYTYVEEWFEWLKHVLQQDIANLSIHLRTKKEMSKVDAHWELIPEIKKLRDEIAPDTLLTINGDIPNRQVGLELVEKYGVDGVMIGRGIFTNPFAFEEEPREHTSEELLGLLRLQLDLHDQYHEMESRAFKPLHRFFKIYVRDFRGASELRNQLMNSKSTDEVRALLDAFQAEQEETASH, from the coding sequence ATGACAGCTAATTTTTGGCGTGACTTGCCACGGCCATTTTTTATACTTGCACCAATGGAAGACGTGACGGATGTGGTATTTCGCCATGTGGTGAGCCATGCGGCACGACCGGACGTCTTTTTTACGGAGTTTACAAATTCAGAGAGCTATTGTCATCCAGACGGAAAGCAGAGTGTGCGTGGTCGCTTGACGTTTACAGAAGATGAACAGCCGATGGTTGCTCATATTTGGGGGGACAAGCCTGAGTTGTTTAGGCAAATGAGTATCGGGATGGCGGAAGAAGGGTTTAAAGGGATTGACTTGAATATGGGCTGTCCCGTGCAAAATGTTGCGGGGAACGGAAAGGGCAGTGGCTTGATCCGCCGTCCAGAGGTTGCAGCGGAACTGATTCAAGCTGCCAAAGCAGGCGGCTTGCCGGTAAGTGTCAAAACCCGTCTTGGCTATACGTATGTAGAAGAGTGGTTTGAGTGGTTGAAGCACGTGTTGCAACAAGATATTGCGAACTTGTCGATTCATTTACGCACGAAGAAAGAAATGAGTAAAGTGGATGCCCACTGGGAGTTGATCCCTGAGATTAAAAAGCTTCGTGATGAGATTGCACCTGATACGCTTTTAACGATTAACGGGGATATTCCAAATCGGCAAGTTGGGTTAGAACTTGTTGAGAAATATGGGGTAGACGGTGTGATGATTGGTCGCGGAATCTTTACCAATCCATTTGCGTTTGAAGAAGAGCCACGTGAACATACGAGTGAAGAACTGCTTGGTCTCTTGCGCTTACAGCTTGATCTTCATGATCAATACCATGAAATGGAATCTCGAGCATTCAAGCCGCTTCATCGTTTCTTCAAAATTTATGTGCGTGATTTCCGTGGTGCCAGTGAACTGCGAAATCAACTAATGAATTCGAAATCAACAGATGAAGTGCGCGCGCTCCTTGACGCGTTTCAAGCAGAACAAGAAGAAACAGCTTCCCATTAA